The following proteins come from a genomic window of Paenibacillus sp. CAA11:
- the pulA gene encoding type I pullulanase: protein MKWFSMWMALLLLLSTIAGYSPAYALEGTAELDPAVLQSPVFQEDGSVRVTGTSDSSQLFIAGNFNGWQEFKEMAPVGSYADGDTTKHVFSYVISTAEISGSNGLVLYKYAPQPAWHNDEGQDNSFTDALNKNPLQDGNSAVQVLKIESSGAPWAAGQTVQLKALHGQAEGSPKDVSAEVEWTTDHAMVKIDSQGKAVIDAAAPSGPVQVTAAYQGITVHQQFEIAGTPDPAEQFTYRIHYYRHDGKARDWNLWIWLDGKDGQGYFFDEGQDDHGFAVANVTLPASKINLITRLSTAGNDWQSQEMTRSFRMPQGQQQADLWLLQDDPAVYSQLPDTSPKFRAVQADAVDMLNAEASAEVTEEDAATAVLKDAVTGEELSVSAVKTGDHKLNVQLLQPEQFDVTHEYMLSTRHLGETKVTMRKILDDPKYYYNGDDLGLTYSAQESVFKVWAPTAKKVSTVIYDTAGAYNENGTVQDHSGGSENKMTRGEHGVWEATVPGDLSGKFYMYKAEFADGAVNYAVDPYARAVSANGQRTAIVDLARTNPAAWNPEEKPAMVSPNDAIIYELHVRDFSVSPDSGMTNKGKFKAFTERGTRTAQGASTGIDHLKELGVTHVHLLPSYDFKTVNELTVDDPASPNPKFNWGYDPQNYNVPEGSYSTDPANPSTRIAEFKEMVQALHDEGIRVVMDVVYNHTFSIEEGPFNKLVPGYYYRTNEAGQFTNATGVGNEVASERPMVSKYIQDSVMYWAKEYGIDGFRFDLMGLVDVNTMSSLTSKLHEQVDPSIIVYGEPWDMSGTPLPQDQKSIKGSQRGKSFGVFNDDLRGAIKGDSDGAGKGFATGASGQEGAVLQGVRGAVDTFADTPSESVSYVTAHDNLNLWDKVIATMGLNDQLGMLHMKDGVLADGGSVEEAAAKAAPYLGVGSGNEVLSHEAVKRSLLANGIVLTSQGIPFLHAGDELLRTKYGDHNSYKSPDVINQIRWDNKDQFGQVFDYYRGLIELRKSHPAFRLNTKQAVEQHFQVLKSDGNVVAFQLKNYAGGDSWKNIVVIYNANLDTRTVSLPGDGTWNIVVNDRAAGTKVLDTVSGGSFAAPGLAVTVLYDEAAAEYTPVATEITLPAAELGLAPGSSKLLSAVVKDQHGKVMPGAKVSYESSNPGVAKVSPNGLIQALKEGTAVITAVSGNAKKTVTVHVGKLEPAKITITGADTVYPGQSMKLTATVRDQYGQLMTGPSVTWASSAPSIAKVGSAGDVTAIKPGRVTITAAAGKVKAEKQLTVQAFVQKTVQLHYIRPDQDYTDWNLWIWGTGGVSDGQVDFTVKDGVAVANIKTAPDSSSVGFVLRKGTDWNTAKQDIQDDRYISIPAGQTFVKARVTSMVKEIASVPALNGPVLEDGSINFYFRDDALFRDNRMQELEGVKLRLAAEGQQPEEFEMTYDAAGEYFAYTVNQAREGTYRYSFLVTKKGQTEEVLDLWNPLQEGGKSLLVYEKPQLNVAASILPNALNLRISARQNAVLKLDVGGEGAVKLREAYADLTPLGGEAKAVIDLELMQRTISVKDTVAPGPKQLRVTVVDKYGNKHTAAAEVTVVPQQPACPDDFDWDEARIYFLLTDRFFNGDTSNDNSKSIPGSLDLNQPEAYHGGDIRGIIQRLDYLDQLGINTIWITPIVDNIDYDVRHGKTGVQYGYHGYWAQDFTRMDEHLGDTEDMKDLIEQAHKRGMKIMVDVVLNHAGYGMKLTDPQLGLPGYPSMEDRERFADMLRSGGSDTVQGELAGLPDFMTEDPAVRERLIQWQVDWLDKVRTDAGETIDYFRVDTVKHVDHTTWMAFKNALTEIKPDFKLIGEYFGASADNHGDYWGQGQMDSLLDFQFKEKAKEFVNGNLEAVEKYLEQRNALLSNDKTLGQFLSSHDEDGFLSELVGGDTGKLKVAAALQITSKGQPVVYYGEELGQSGKNAGDMDQGQFSGNRDDMPWDKLDAKDPAALAIHDHYAKLLNIRERHSKVFAKGSRSQIGGSDEEKYLVFERTYNKDTVLVGLNVDSTGQKITFGTPFAGGTKLVDEYNGQKYTVDANGKITLTLPGRDQGGTVILAKDGSAVPEPNTPPGSAPSGNTSSPAATDGSQPPVLAKDVLRIAEPKAVGGVIAVMLEQGLQELQLPISAAALDGRTHLRVTGEAFRAELPAAVLEQAKALLPEAKRTGAWLAVRVERAEMAQPQGQADGSLRVIPAGAAVRFSLALVLADGSRQELERFTSPVALSLQADAASALDRSLLSIYSLGADGARAYAGGAWVDGQLTVKVGQPGIYGVLAYDKTFKDVPAGHWAAQAIKAMSARHVVKGVATDAFAPEREVTRAEFAALLVRALGLPDAAASAAKGAGAFKDVPASSWYAEATGAASQAGLVKGRPDGTFGAQERITREEMAVMLVRAYAELAGGNAAALSQQPAAPRFGDAASLSPWARDAAVQASGLGLIKGRPGGQFAPKAYLTRAESAQLLANLLLAR, encoded by the coding sequence GTGAAGTGGTTTTCAATGTGGATGGCGTTATTGCTGCTGCTAAGCACGATCGCGGGTTACAGTCCGGCATATGCGCTTGAGGGCACTGCCGAGCTTGACCCGGCAGTGCTGCAGAGCCCAGTATTTCAGGAGGACGGCTCAGTTCGTGTCACAGGGACTTCGGATTCAAGTCAGCTGTTTATCGCTGGGAACTTTAATGGCTGGCAGGAATTCAAGGAGATGGCTCCAGTGGGCAGTTATGCGGATGGGGACACCACCAAGCATGTCTTTTCATACGTTATTTCAACAGCGGAGATTAGCGGGAGCAACGGTCTGGTGCTGTATAAGTATGCTCCTCAGCCAGCCTGGCACAATGACGAAGGACAAGACAACAGCTTTACGGATGCTCTGAACAAGAATCCTCTTCAGGATGGCAACTCCGCTGTTCAGGTTCTGAAGATTGAGTCCTCCGGAGCACCTTGGGCCGCTGGACAGACCGTTCAATTGAAAGCGCTTCATGGACAAGCGGAGGGCTCGCCGAAGGATGTGAGCGCAGAAGTGGAGTGGACGACAGATCACGCTATGGTGAAGATTGATTCTCAGGGTAAGGCAGTGATTGATGCTGCAGCTCCTTCGGGACCCGTGCAGGTGACTGCAGCTTACCAAGGAATCACGGTTCATCAGCAGTTTGAGATTGCCGGAACTCCCGATCCGGCTGAGCAGTTCACTTATCGGATTCACTATTATAGGCATGACGGCAAGGCCAGGGATTGGAACCTATGGATCTGGCTTGACGGTAAGGATGGCCAAGGCTATTTCTTCGATGAAGGGCAGGACGATCACGGCTTTGCTGTGGCGAACGTGACGCTGCCTGCGTCCAAGATCAACCTGATTACCCGGCTCAGCACTGCTGGCAATGATTGGCAATCTCAGGAGATGACCCGTTCCTTCCGTATGCCTCAGGGACAGCAGCAGGCGGACCTCTGGCTGCTGCAGGATGATCCGGCCGTATACAGCCAGCTGCCGGATACCTCTCCTAAGTTCCGCGCAGTACAAGCGGATGCTGTCGATATGCTGAATGCGGAGGCTAGTGCTGAAGTGACCGAGGAGGATGCGGCGACCGCGGTGCTGAAGGACGCGGTCACAGGCGAGGAGCTTAGCGTATCCGCGGTCAAGACAGGCGATCACAAGCTGAACGTGCAGCTGCTGCAGCCTGAGCAGTTTGATGTTACGCATGAATATATGCTCTCTACCCGCCATTTGGGAGAGACAAAGGTAACGATGCGCAAAATACTGGACGATCCGAAATATTACTATAACGGGGACGACCTGGGTCTGACTTACAGTGCTCAGGAGAGCGTCTTTAAAGTATGGGCGCCTACGGCGAAGAAAGTCAGCACGGTAATCTACGATACCGCCGGAGCTTATAACGAGAACGGAACGGTGCAGGATCATTCGGGCGGAAGCGAAAACAAGATGACCCGAGGCGAACATGGGGTCTGGGAGGCCACGGTTCCTGGCGACTTGAGCGGCAAGTTTTACATGTACAAAGCTGAGTTTGCCGATGGGGCCGTTAACTATGCCGTAGATCCTTATGCCCGGGCAGTATCGGCGAATGGACAGCGCACGGCGATTGTGGATCTGGCCCGTACAAATCCGGCAGCCTGGAACCCTGAGGAGAAGCCGGCCATGGTCTCACCGAACGATGCGATTATTTATGAGCTGCATGTCCGTGATTTCTCGGTCAGCCCCGATTCAGGCATGACGAACAAGGGGAAATTCAAAGCCTTTACAGAGAGGGGCACGAGGACAGCGCAGGGTGCCTCAACCGGAATTGATCATTTGAAGGAACTGGGGGTTACTCATGTTCATCTGCTGCCTTCTTACGACTTTAAGACGGTGAATGAGCTGACGGTGGATGATCCGGCTTCCCCGAATCCGAAGTTCAACTGGGGCTATGATCCGCAGAACTATAACGTGCCGGAGGGCTCCTATTCCACAGATCCGGCCAATCCCAGCACAAGAATTGCAGAGTTCAAAGAGATGGTGCAGGCCCTCCATGACGAGGGCATACGGGTAGTGATGGATGTGGTGTATAACCATACTTTTTCTATAGAGGAGGGGCCATTCAATAAGCTTGTGCCGGGTTATTATTACCGGACCAACGAAGCCGGACAGTTCACCAATGCAACCGGCGTAGGCAACGAGGTGGCCTCGGAACGGCCTATGGTCAGCAAGTATATTCAGGACTCGGTCATGTACTGGGCCAAGGAGTATGGAATTGACGGCTTCCGGTTCGACCTCATGGGCCTCGTCGATGTGAATACGATGTCAAGCCTGACCTCCAAGCTGCATGAACAGGTGGACCCTTCCATAATCGTCTATGGCGAACCGTGGGATATGTCTGGCACGCCGCTGCCTCAGGATCAGAAGTCCATCAAGGGATCGCAGCGGGGCAAGAGCTTTGGCGTATTCAACGATGACCTCCGCGGAGCGATCAAGGGAGACAGCGATGGAGCTGGCAAGGGCTTTGCCACTGGCGCATCCGGACAAGAAGGCGCTGTTCTACAAGGCGTTCGCGGCGCGGTGGACACCTTCGCAGATACGCCCTCCGAATCGGTAAGCTACGTGACCGCCCACGACAATTTGAATCTGTGGGATAAAGTGATTGCCACCATGGGCCTTAACGATCAGCTGGGCATGCTCCATATGAAGGATGGCGTGCTTGCAGATGGAGGCAGTGTGGAGGAGGCGGCAGCCAAGGCTGCGCCTTATCTCGGAGTAGGCTCGGGCAACGAGGTGCTAAGCCACGAAGCGGTGAAGCGTTCTCTGCTGGCGAACGGCATCGTCCTTACCTCTCAGGGCATTCCGTTCCTCCACGCAGGAGATGAGCTGCTGCGGACCAAGTATGGCGATCATAACAGCTATAAGAGCCCTGACGTCATCAACCAAATCCGCTGGGATAACAAGGATCAGTTTGGCCAGGTGTTCGACTATTACCGGGGACTGATCGAGCTTCGCAAATCACACCCGGCCTTCAGGCTGAATACGAAGCAGGCGGTAGAGCAGCATTTTCAGGTGCTTAAATCCGATGGCAACGTAGTGGCCTTCCAGCTGAAAAATTATGCAGGCGGCGACAGCTGGAAGAATATCGTTGTCATTTACAACGCGAATCTGGATACCCGCACAGTCTCCCTGCCGGGTGACGGCACCTGGAACATTGTCGTCAATGACCGGGCGGCGGGAACGAAGGTGCTGGATACCGTCTCCGGTGGAAGCTTTGCAGCGCCGGGACTTGCAGTCACCGTCCTGTATGATGAGGCTGCGGCCGAATATACTCCGGTAGCGACTGAGATTACGCTGCCTGCAGCTGAACTGGGGCTGGCTCCCGGTTCATCCAAGCTGCTGTCCGCTGTGGTTAAGGACCAGCATGGCAAGGTGATGCCGGGAGCCAAGGTGAGCTATGAATCTTCGAATCCGGGGGTGGCCAAAGTTAGCCCGAACGGCTTGATTCAGGCGCTGAAGGAGGGGACGGCGGTGATTACCGCGGTCTCGGGAAATGCCAAGAAGACGGTCACCGTGCATGTAGGCAAGCTCGAACCTGCGAAGATCACGATTACTGGGGCAGACACTGTATACCCAGGGCAGTCCATGAAGCTGACGGCAACGGTGCGTGATCAATATGGCCAGCTGATGACGGGACCGTCTGTAACGTGGGCGAGCTCTGCTCCGTCCATCGCCAAGGTGGGCTCAGCCGGCGATGTTACGGCGATTAAGCCGGGAAGGGTTACGATTACGGCAGCTGCCGGCAAGGTCAAGGCCGAGAAGCAGCTGACCGTTCAAGCCTTTGTGCAGAAGACCGTACAGCTGCACTACATCCGGCCCGATCAGGATTATACGGATTGGAATCTGTGGATATGGGGAACGGGCGGCGTCAGTGATGGCCAGGTTGATTTTACCGTAAAGGACGGCGTGGCTGTTGCCAACATCAAGACGGCTCCAGACAGCAGCAGCGTAGGCTTTGTGCTGCGCAAGGGAACGGACTGGAACACGGCGAAGCAGGATATTCAGGATGACCGCTATATCTCCATTCCCGCAGGACAGACCTTTGTGAAGGCTCGTGTAACCAGCATGGTCAAGGAGATTGCCAGCGTGCCTGCCTTGAATGGACCTGTCCTTGAAGATGGCAGCATTAATTTCTATTTCAGGGATGACGCTCTGTTCCGGGACAACCGGATGCAGGAACTGGAAGGCGTGAAGCTGCGCCTGGCAGCAGAGGGCCAGCAGCCTGAGGAATTTGAGATGACTTATGATGCGGCTGGAGAGTATTTTGCCTATACCGTGAACCAAGCCAGGGAAGGGACCTACCGCTATTCGTTCCTGGTAACCAAGAAGGGGCAGACCGAGGAGGTGCTTGATCTGTGGAATCCGCTGCAGGAAGGCGGTAAATCCCTGCTTGTGTATGAGAAGCCGCAGCTGAACGTGGCAGCTTCCATTCTGCCGAACGCTTTGAACTTGCGCATCTCTGCTAGGCAGAATGCTGTGCTGAAGCTGGATGTCGGCGGAGAGGGAGCAGTTAAGCTCCGGGAAGCTTACGCCGATCTTACTCCGCTAGGAGGAGAGGCTAAGGCGGTGATCGATCTAGAGCTGATGCAGCGCACCATCTCCGTGAAGGATACGGTAGCTCCCGGACCGAAGCAGCTGCGTGTGACCGTAGTGGATAAATACGGCAATAAGCACACTGCAGCAGCCGAAGTAACTGTAGTGCCGCAGCAGCCTGCCTGCCCGGACGATTTTGACTGGGATGAAGCCAGAATATATTTCCTGCTGACCGATCGCTTCTTTAACGGAGACACAAGCAATGACAATTCCAAGAGTATTCCAGGCAGCCTGGATCTGAATCAGCCAGAGGCGTATCACGGCGGAGACATCCGGGGGATTATTCAGAGGCTGGATTACCTGGATCAACTGGGCATCAACACGATCTGGATCACCCCGATTGTCGATAACATTGATTATGATGTCAGACACGGGAAGACCGGGGTCCAGTACGGCTATCATGGCTACTGGGCTCAGGACTTCACCCGGATGGACGAACATTTGGGCGATACCGAAGACATGAAGGACCTGATTGAACAAGCCCATAAGCGGGGCATGAAGATCATGGTAGATGTTGTGCTGAACCATGCCGGCTATGGGATGAAGCTGACCGATCCGCAGCTGGGCCTTCCAGGCTATCCTTCAATGGAGGATCGCGAGCGGTTTGCGGATATGCTGCGCAGCGGGGGAAGTGATACGGTGCAGGGAGAGCTGGCCGGACTGCCGGATTTCATGACCGAGGACCCTGCGGTGCGGGAGCGCCTGATCCAGTGGCAGGTCGATTGGCTGGATAAGGTGAGAACCGATGCGGGGGAGACCATTGACTATTTCCGCGTAGATACCGTTAAGCATGTGGATCATACGACCTGGATGGCTTTCAAAAATGCACTCACGGAGATCAAGCCTGATTTCAAGCTGATCGGCGAGTATTTCGGCGCCTCGGCAGACAATCATGGCGATTACTGGGGCCAGGGACAGATGGATTCCCTGCTGGATTTCCAGTTCAAGGAGAAGGCCAAGGAATTCGTGAACGGCAATCTTGAGGCCGTAGAGAAATATCTGGAGCAGCGGAATGCTCTCCTCTCCAATGATAAGACACTGGGCCAATTCTTAAGCAGTCATGACGAGGACGGGTTCCTGTCCGAGCTGGTAGGCGGGGATACCGGGAAGCTTAAGGTAGCAGCAGCGCTGCAGATCACAAGCAAAGGCCAGCCGGTTGTCTATTACGGAGAAGAGCTTGGACAATCAGGCAAAAATGCGGGGGATATGGATCAAGGCCAATTCAGCGGCAACCGTGACGATATGCCATGGGATAAGCTGGATGCCAAGGACCCGGCAGCTCTGGCGATCCATGATCATTATGCCAAGCTGTTAAATATCCGTGAGCGGCATTCGAAGGTCTTCGCCAAGGGCTCGCGCAGTCAAATCGGCGGCTCTGATGAAGAGAAGTACCTGGTCTTTGAACGAACCTACAACAAGGATACCGTGCTTGTTGGGCTCAATGTTGATTCTACCGGGCAGAAGATCACCTTCGGGACCCCATTTGCGGGTGGAACGAAGCTGGTCGATGAATACAATGGGCAGAAATACACCGTAGATGCTAACGGAAAGATTACGCTGACCCTTCCGGGAAGGGATCAGGGCGGCACCGTCATTCTGGCGAAGGATGGGAGCGCCGTGCCGGAGCCGAATACGCCGCCAGGATCGGCACCTTCCGGCAATACCTCATCGCCTGCCGCTACCGATGGCTCGCAGCCTCCGGTCCTGGCTAAGGATGTTCTGCGGATTGCAGAGCCGAAGGCGGTAGGCGGCGTGATCGCGGTCATGCTGGAGCAAGGCTTGCAGGAGCTTCAGCTTCCGATCAGCGCAGCGGCCCTGGATGGGCGCACCCATCTGCGCGTGACCGGTGAAGCCTTCCGCGCCGAGCTTCCGGCCGCCGTCCTGGAGCAGGCCAAAGCGCTGCTGCCTGAGGCTAAGCGCACAGGAGCCTGGCTCGCAGTTCGCGTAGAGCGGGCTGAAATGGCGCAGCCTCAAGGCCAGGCTGACGGCTCGCTTCGCGTCATTCCAGCCGGGGCGGCTGTACGGTTCAGCCTTGCATTGGTGCTGGCGGATGGCAGCCGTCAGGAGCTGGAGCGCTTCACCAGTCCGGTGGCGCTGAGCCTTCAGGCTGACGCTGCCTCGGCCTTAGATCGCTCCCTGCTCAGCATTTATTCCCTTGGCGCTGACGGCGCCAGAGCTTATGCCGGAGGCGCATGGGTAGACGGTCAGCTTACGGTGAAGGTCGGTCAGCCGGGCATCTATGGGGTGCTCGCCTATGACAAAACCTTCAAGGATGTGCCTGCCGGACACTGGGCCGCGCAGGCGATCAAAGCTATGAGCGCCCGCCATGTTGTGAAGGGCGTGGCGACGGACGCTTTTGCGCCAGAGCGTGAGGTCACGCGGGCGGAATTCGCGGCCCTGCTGGTCCGCGCGCTGGGCCTGCCTGACGCTGCGGCGTCGGCAGCGAAGGGTGCGGGCGCCTTCAAGGACGTGCCGGCCTCGTCCTGGTACGCGGAGGCTACAGGGGCGGCCAGC